The following coding sequences lie in one Miscanthus floridulus cultivar M001 chromosome 9, ASM1932011v1, whole genome shotgun sequence genomic window:
- the LOC136481506 gene encoding NAC domain-containing protein 90-like codes for MESGGTGGSSDPLLAPGFRFYPTEEELLTFYLRHRLAGTRPVVDHLIPVVDIYSYHPSELQALAGAANVGDTEQWFFFRPRAERELHGGRPARTTPSGYWKATGSPSYVYSSSSPTNNNRVIGEKRTMVFYEGRAPTGKKTGWKMNEYKAVVADDAPAGAPIMLRNEFSVCRVYISTGTLRSFDRRPLNPPGGLAAAAQQAVHCGYQQQQLQQPLLPLPPAVKTTSHQQQQQMLAAVVDDAAADNNGRRHGAAAAENSHESSSSGSRGGGGVVDGGEDAATAIDWDSLIPPVDDLAFSGVDDLIRVIWPHN; via the exons ATGGAAAGTGGTGGTACGGGTGGCAGCAGTGATCCATTGCTGGCGCCGGGATTCCGGTTCTACCCGACGGAGGAGGAGCTGCTGACGTTCTACCTTCGGCACCGGCTCGCCGGCACCAGGCCCGTCGTCGACCACCTTATCCCCGTCGTCGACATCTACAGCTACCACCCTTCCGAGCTCCAGGCGCTGGCCGGCGCGGCGAACGTGGGCGACACGGAGCAGTGGTTCTTCTTCCGCCCGCGCGCGGAGCGGGAGCTCCACGGCGGCCGGCCCGCGCGCACCACGCCGTCGGGATACTGGAAGGCCACGGGGTCGCCGTCGTACGtctactcctcctcctcacccACCAATAATAACCGGGTCATCGGGGAGAAGCGCACCATGGTCTTCTACGAGGGCCGCGCGCCCACCGGCAAAAAGACCGGGTGGAAGATGAACGAGTACAAGGCCGTCGTCGCCGACGACGCACCTGCAGGGGCGCCCATCATG CTGCGGAACGAGTTCAGCGTCTGCCGGGTGTACATCAGCACCGGCACGCTGAGGTCCTTCGACCGCCGGCCGCTCAACCCGCCGGgtggcctcgccgccgccgctcaaCAAGCCGTCCACTGCGGCTACCAACAGCAACAGCTACAACAGCCACTACTGCCACTACCGCCGGCGGTGAAGACGACgagccaccagcagcagcagcagatgcttgCCGCGGTCGTCGACGACGCCGCGGCCGACAACAACGGACGACGACatggggcagcggcggcggagaACTCTCACGAAAGCTCGTCGTCGGGGtcgcgaggcggcggcggggtcGTGGACGGAGGGGAAGACGCCGCCACGGCCATCGACTGGGACTCGCTCATCCCTCCCGTGGATGATCTCGCCTTCAGCGGCGTCGATGACTTGATCCGTGTCATTTGGCCCCATAATTGA
- the LOC136479393 gene encoding lysine-rich arabinogalactan protein 19-like produces the protein MTAPLLPPTMPPPLLPLPPTTAASEARLTRRHAGGGGGTDPPPSSSPTADPAPTSSSAAYAAPTSSPASDPAPTSSPAVDFAPTLSPVADSVPHCGSGPLLIPCGGFGILLLPDGGSGPTSSLAVDPAPSSPTALPVPRCG, from the coding sequence ATGACGGCGCCACTCCTCCCTCCCACCATGCCGccgcccctcctccctctccctcccaccACGGCGGCGAGCGAGGCCCGTCTCACCCGGCggcacgcgggggggggggggggcacggatccgcccccctcctcctccccgaCGGCAGATCCGGCCCCCACCTCCTCCTCGGCGGCATATGCGGCCCCCACCTCGTCCCCCGCATCGGATCCGGCCCCCACCTCGTCCCCAGCGGTGGATTTTGCCCCCACCTTGTCCCCGGTGGCGGATTCGGTCCCCCACTGTGGATCCGGGCCCCTCCTCATCCCCTGCGGCGGATTTGGCATCCTCCTCCTCCCCGACGGCGGATCCGGCCCCACCTCCTCCCTAGCAGTGGATCCGGCACCCTCCTCCCCGACGGCGCTCCCGGTGCCCAGATGTGGTTGA
- the LOC136481507 gene encoding uncharacterized protein, translating into MSDDSDGQRQCRRGVTVDVELDAAMALADMAGVGPAGEQQPPPVRHAPPPPPPPTTQEDEEELASTRLSLELGKVGIQASPCSSSSSAGGGGHPPHHAHHHQAYQQQPVPATAAAPATGSGPRPRHALTEAEKEAKRLRRVLANRESARQTILRRQAIRDELSRKVADLSSQNENMKKEKDMVMQEYLLLKEANKQLKEQVATRKAPAAVTAAMPAQQQQAESLAAASTASPPATPPRPGFLYTAAAPAPVVPVPYVWSSWPPGAAPDPAGYEHHHHGNPPGPPALCLQPCAWYYPVVAADPRGSPSSAAPAYAQQQQPQPAGAFQDPRGAVAAAEPVGSPAGGGGATAEEDTDHDPCSLTLGLDVVDKLSAPVSIFPAGPGGGGGAGAQSDRDKAATAAEARKRRKELTKLKHMHAAASPGGEQC; encoded by the exons ATGTCTGACGATAGCGACGGGCAGCGGCAATGCCGCCGGGGCGTCACCGTCGACGTGGAGCTCGACGCCGCCATGGCGCTCGCCGACATGGCCGGGGTCGGGCCGGCCGgcgagcagcagccgccgccggtgCGGCAcgcgcctcctcctccccctcctcctacTACTCAG gaggacgaggaggagctggCGAGCACGCGGCTGAGCCTGGAGCTGGGGAAGGTGGGCATCCAGGCGTCCCCGTGCTCCAGCAGCTccagcgccggcggcggcgggcaccCGCCGCATCATGCGCACCACCACCAGGCGTACCAGCAGCAGCCGGTGCccgccacggcggcggcgccggcgaccGGCTCCGGGCCACGGCCCCGGCACGCGCTCACCGAG GCCGAGAAGGAGGCGAAGCGGCTGCGGCGCGTGCTGGCCAACCGGGAGTCCGCCCGCCAGACCATCCTCCGCCGCCAGGCCATCCGGGACGAGCTCTCCAGGAAGGTCGCCGACCTCTCGTCGCAGAACGAGAACATGAAGAAG GAGAAGGACATGGTGATGCAGGAGTACCTGTTGCTCAAGGAGGCCAACAAGCAGCTCAAAGAACAG GTGGCGACGAGGAAGGCGCCGGCGGCGGTGACCGCGGCGATGCCGGCGCAGCAACAGCAGGCGGAATCCCTGGCGGCGGCGTCTACGGCGTCCCCGCCGGCGACGCCGCCGCGGCCGGGGTTCCTGTAcaccgcggcggcgccggcgccggtggtGCCGGTGCCTTACGTATGGAGCTCCTGGCCGCCGGGCGCCGCCCCCGACCCCGCCGGGTATGAGCACCACCACCACGGCAACCCGCCGGGCCCGCCGGCGCTCTGCCTGCAGCCCTGCGCGTGGTACTACCCGGTCGTGGCGGCGGACCCGCGCGGGTCGCCGTCGTCCGCCGCGCCCGCGtacgcgcagcagcagcagccgcagccggCGGGGGCATTCCAGGACCCGCGCGGCGCCGTTGCAGCGGCTGAGCCCGTGGGCAGCCCGGCCGGCGGTGGCGGTGCGACGGCCGAGGAGGACACGGACCACGACCCCTGCTCGCTCAcgctcggcctcgacgtcgtcgACAAGCTGAGCGCGCCCGTCAGCATCTTCCCCGcggggcccggcggcggcggcggcgcgggagcgCAGAGCGACAGGGACaaggcggccacggcggcggagGCGAGGAAGCGGAGGAAGGAGCTCACCAAGCTCAAGCACATGCACGCCGCCGCCAGCCCCGGCGGCGAGCAGTGTTAG